A stretch of Aphanothece sacrum FPU1 DNA encodes these proteins:
- a CDS encoding DUF561 domain-containing protein encodes MTIHSQLQNALTQRKALKVISGLTNFDTDKVSAIVQAAQAGGATFVDIAADAALVRHVRQLIDLPICVSAVEPLLFVEAVDAGADLIEIGNFDAFYGQGRRFEAAEVLELTQKTRSLLPHITLSVTVPHILPLDEQVELAEALVNAGADIIQTEGGTSSQPTHPGILGLMEKATPTLAAAYSISRAVSVPVLCASGLSSVTVPLAIAAGASGVGVGSAINQLNDPIAMVAAVRSLVEALQTSTVEIRA; translated from the coding sequence ATGACTATCCATTCTCAATTACAGAACGCATTAACTCAACGTAAAGCCCTTAAAGTGATTAGTGGCTTAACCAATTTTGATACGGACAAAGTTAGTGCTATTGTCCAAGCCGCACAAGCTGGAGGAGCCACTTTTGTGGATATTGCGGCTGATGCGGCTTTAGTTCGTCATGTACGTCAATTAATTGATTTACCTATCTGTGTTTCGGCTGTAGAACCTTTATTATTCGTTGAAGCGGTTGATGCTGGAGCAGATTTAATCGAAATTGGTAATTTTGATGCTTTCTATGGCCAAGGACGACGTTTTGAAGCTGCTGAGGTTTTAGAATTAACTCAGAAAACGCGATCTCTCTTACCTCATATTACTTTATCGGTAACGGTTCCTCATATTCTGCCCCTCGATGAACAAGTGGAACTCGCAGAAGCTTTAGTCAATGCTGGGGCTGATATTATTCAAACTGAAGGGGGAACCAGTAGTCAACCGACTCACCCTGGGATATTAGGGTTAATGGAAAAAGCAACCCCTACTTTAGCAGCAGCTTATAGTATCTCCCGTGCGGTATCAGTTCCCGTTTTATGTGCGTCTGGGTTGTCTTCTGTTACTGTTCCTTTAGCTATTGCTGCAGGTGCATCTGGTGTGGGTGTAGGTTCTGCTATTAACCAACTTAATGACCCTATCGCTATGGTAGCGGCGGTTCGTTCTTTGGTGGAAGCTTTACAAACCAGTACGGTTGAAATTCGGGCTTAA
- a CDS encoding ATP-dependent Clp protease ATP-binding subunit, whose protein sequence is MFERFTEKAIKVIMLAQEEARRLGHNFVGTEQILLGLIGEGTGVAAKVLKSMGVNLKDARIEVEKIIGRGSGFVAVEIPFTPRAKRVLELSLEEARQLGHNYIGTEHLLLGLIREGEGVAARVLENLGVDLSKVRTQVIRQLGETAEVAAGGGSSGRTKTPTLDEFGSNLTQMAADGKLDPVVGRQKEIERVIQILGRRTKNNPVLIGEPGVGKTAIAEGLAQRIANKDIPDILEDKRVVTLDIGLLVAGTKYRGEFEERLKKIMDEIRQAGNVVLVIDEVHTLIGAGAAEGAIDAANILKPALARGELQCIGATTLDEYRKHIERDAALERRFQPVMVGEPSVEETIEILYGLRERYEQHHKLKILDEALEAAAKLSDRYISDRYLPDKAIDLVDEAGSRVRLMNSQLPPAAKELDKELRSVLKQKDDAVRAQDFDKAGELRDLEMDLKSQIRAISSAKKTEGDSDEPFVDAEEIAHIVASWTGVPVNKLTETESEKLLHMEDTLHQRLIGQEDAVKAVSRAIRRARVGLKNPNRPIASFIFSGPTGVGKTELTKALAAYFFGSEDSMIRLDMSEYMERHTVSKLIGSPPGYVGYNEGGQLTEAVRRRPYTVVLFDEIEKAHPDVFNMLLQILEDGRLTDAKGRTVDFKNTLLIMTSNIGSKVIEKGGGGLGFEFAQDQADAQYNRIRSLVNEELKQYFRPEFLNRLDEIIVFRQLNKEEVKEIAEILLKEVFGRLTEKGISLNVTNKFKERLVEEGYNPAYGARPLRRAIMRLLEDVLAEEILSGRVGDGDAAIVDIDEQGQVKVFPGEKQQPVLAKATD, encoded by the coding sequence ATGTTTGAACGCTTTACAGAAAAAGCTATTAAGGTGATCATGCTGGCTCAAGAAGAAGCCCGCCGTCTCGGTCATAACTTTGTCGGGACGGAACAAATTCTTCTAGGCCTGATTGGTGAAGGTACAGGAGTCGCAGCCAAAGTTCTTAAGTCGATGGGAGTTAATCTAAAAGATGCTCGCATCGAAGTCGAAAAAATTATTGGCCGCGGTTCAGGATTCGTTGCAGTTGAAATTCCCTTTACGCCCAGAGCCAAAAGAGTTTTAGAACTTTCTTTAGAAGAAGCTCGACAATTGGGCCATAACTATATTGGCACAGAACATCTCTTATTGGGATTAATCCGAGAAGGGGAAGGTGTGGCAGCACGGGTACTAGAAAATTTAGGCGTTGATTTGTCTAAAGTTCGTACTCAAGTTATTCGTCAATTAGGAGAAACTGCCGAGGTAGCGGCCGGTGGTGGTTCTTCAGGACGGACTAAAACCCCAACCCTGGACGAATTTGGCTCTAATCTCACTCAAATGGCGGCCGATGGCAAACTTGATCCGGTTGTCGGACGACAAAAAGAAATTGAGCGGGTGATCCAAATTCTGGGCCGTCGTACCAAAAATAACCCCGTTCTTATTGGAGAACCAGGGGTCGGTAAAACCGCGATCGCGGAAGGATTAGCCCAACGTATCGCCAATAAGGATATTCCTGACATTCTCGAAGATAAAAGAGTTGTCACCCTCGATATTGGCTTATTAGTCGCCGGAACCAAGTACCGGGGTGAATTTGAGGAACGTCTTAAAAAGATCATGGACGAAATTCGTCAAGCGGGGAATGTGGTTCTCGTTATTGATGAAGTTCATACCCTCATTGGTGCTGGTGCGGCTGAAGGTGCGATCGATGCGGCTAATATTCTCAAACCGGCCTTAGCACGGGGAGAACTCCAATGTATTGGGGCTACCACCCTGGATGAATACCGTAAGCATATTGAACGGGATGCAGCCCTAGAGCGTCGTTTTCAACCCGTTATGGTGGGTGAACCTTCCGTTGAGGAAACCATCGAAATTCTCTATGGACTGCGGGAACGCTATGAGCAACATCATAAGTTAAAAATCTTGGATGAAGCTCTTGAAGCTGCCGCTAAACTATCTGATCGTTACATTTCTGACCGTTATCTTCCCGATAAAGCCATTGACTTAGTTGATGAAGCTGGATCACGGGTACGATTGATGAATTCCCAACTGCCACCAGCGGCCAAAGAATTAGACAAAGAACTGCGTTCTGTTCTCAAACAAAAAGATGACGCGGTTCGGGCCCAAGACTTTGACAAGGCTGGAGAATTACGGGATCTCGAAATGGATCTTAAATCCCAAATTCGGGCTATTTCCTCGGCTAAGAAAACGGAAGGGGACTCAGACGAACCTTTTGTAGATGCGGAAGAAATCGCTCATATTGTGGCTTCTTGGACGGGCGTTCCTGTTAATAAGTTGACGGAAACTGAGTCCGAAAAACTGTTACACATGGAAGATACCCTACATCAGCGTTTAATTGGTCAAGAAGACGCAGTTAAAGCGGTATCACGGGCGATTCGTCGGGCGCGGGTGGGCTTGAAAAATCCTAACCGTCCCATCGCTAGTTTTATCTTTTCTGGCCCTACTGGGGTCGGTAAGACTGAGTTAACGAAAGCATTGGCGGCTTATTTCTTCGGATCAGAAGATTCCATGATTCGTCTGGATATGTCCGAGTATATGGAACGTCACACCGTTTCTAAGTTAATTGGGTCGCCTCCTGGTTATGTGGGTTATAACGAAGGGGGACAACTAACTGAAGCGGTTCGTCGTCGTCCTTATACGGTGGTGCTGTTTGACGAAATCGAAAAAGCTCACCCCGATGTCTTCAATATGCTTCTGCAAATTCTTGAAGATGGTCGCTTGACTGATGCTAAGGGTCGCACAGTGGATTTCAAAAATACTCTGTTAATCATGACCTCTAATATTGGGTCTAAGGTGATTGAAAAAGGTGGTGGCGGTTTAGGATTTGAGTTCGCTCAAGACCAAGCAGATGCTCAATATAACCGCATTCGTTCCTTGGTCAATGAGGAATTAAAACAATACTTCCGTCCTGAATTCCTTAACCGTCTTGATGAGATTATCGTCTTCCGTCAGTTGAATAAGGAAGAAGTTAAGGAAATCGCTGAAATTCTGCTTAAGGAAGTGTTTGGTCGTTTGACTGAGAAGGGTATTAGCTTAAATGTCACTAATAAGTTTAAGGAACGTTTAGTCGAAGAAGGCTACAATCCTGCTTATGGGGCCAGACCTTTACGCCGTGCGATTATGCGCCTTTTAGAAGATGTCTTAGCAGAAGAAATTCTGTCGGGTCGTGTCGGTGATGGAGATGCGGCGATCGTAGACATTGACGAACAAGGACAGGTTAAGGTGTTTCCTGGTGAGAAACAACAACCCGTATTAGCGAAAGCGACGGATTAA